In Lacibacter sp. H375, one DNA window encodes the following:
- the cysK gene encoding cysteine synthase A: protein MKANSILETIGNTPHVRINRLFSSDVEVWSKLERANPGGSIKDRIALSMIEDAEAKGILKEGSVIIEPTSGNTGIGLAMVAAVKGYKLILVMPESMSIERRKLMSVYGATFELTPREKGMKGAIAKATELVEATPNSWMPQQFDNPANIDVHVKTTAQEILNDFPEGLDYLITGVGTGGHITGVGRELKKKFPNLKVFAVEPELSPVIGGGEPSPHPIQGIGAGFIPTNLHRDVLDGVIQVSKEDAFTYTQRAAKEEAIFQGISSGATMAALAKKLPEIPKGSRVLIFNYDTGERYFSVDGLF, encoded by the coding sequence ATGAAAGCGAACAGCATTTTAGAAACGATAGGAAATACGCCACATGTACGCATTAACCGTTTGTTCTCTTCCGATGTGGAAGTGTGGAGTAAACTGGAACGTGCAAACCCCGGCGGAAGCATTAAAGACCGTATTGCATTAAGCATGATTGAAGATGCGGAAGCAAAAGGTATTTTGAAAGAAGGCAGTGTGATCATTGAACCAACAAGTGGCAACACTGGTATTGGGTTGGCAATGGTTGCTGCGGTGAAAGGATACAAACTTATTCTAGTGATGCCTGAAAGTATGAGTATCGAGCGTCGCAAGCTGATGAGTGTTTATGGCGCTACGTTTGAATTAACTCCACGTGAAAAAGGAATGAAAGGTGCAATTGCAAAAGCAACTGAACTTGTTGAAGCAACACCTAACAGCTGGATGCCGCAACAGTTTGACAATCCTGCAAATATTGACGTGCATGTAAAAACAACAGCACAGGAAATATTGAATGATTTTCCTGAAGGTTTAGATTATTTAATTACGGGTGTTGGTACCGGTGGACATATTACAGGTGTCGGTCGTGAATTGAAAAAGAAATTCCCCAATCTGAAAGTGTTTGCGGTTGAACCTGAACTTTCTCCGGTGATCGGTGGTGGCGAACCTTCTCCGCATCCTATTCAAGGAATTGGTGCAGGCTTTATTCCTACTAATCTCCATAGAGATGTGTTAGATGGCGTGATACAAGTGAGCAAGGAGGATGCGTTTACATATACACAACGTGCAGCGAAAGAGGAAGCAATTTTCCAGGGTATTTCAAGTGGTGCAACTATGGCTGCACTCGCTAAAAAATTACCTGAGATTCCGAAAGGAAGTCGTGTGTTGATCTTCAACTACGATACTGGCGAGCGCTACTTTAGTGTAGATGGATTGTTTTAA